In Ornithinibacter aureus, the genomic stretch AGCCCACCCGGGGCGTCGCGAGGGAGGGGTCTGCCGCGGTGACGCAGCGTGAGGAGGTGGCCGAGCCGCGCCTCGGCGTCGTCGGCTGGGTTCGGTGGGCCTGGCGTCAGCTGACGAGCATGCGTTCGGCCCTGTTCCTCCTGCTGTTGCTCTCTGTGGCAGCAGTGCCCGGCTCGACGTTCCCCCAACGCAACATCGACGCCTCCCGGAGCGCCCAGTGGATCGCCGAGAACCCGACCGCGGGACCGATCCTGGATGCGCTCGGCTTCTTCGACGTCTACTCCTCACCGTGGTTCGCCGCGATCTACCTGCTCCTCTTCACCTCGCTCGTCGGCTGTGTGGTGCCGCGGACCCGCATTCTGTGGCGACAGCTGAGCTCGCGGCCGCCGCGGGTCCCCCGTCGGCTCGAGCGGCTCGCCGCCCATGTCGAGGTCGACGTCGAAGGTGAGACGGAAGACGTCATCGCACAGCTGCGGGCCGCCCTACGCCGCCGCCGCTACCGGGTGCACGCGCACGACGGGACATCGCTGTCGGCCGAGAAGGGCTACCTGCGCGAGGCGGGCAACCTCGCCTTCCACATCGCCCTCATCGGCGTCCTGGTGGGGATGTCGGCCACCCAGCTGCTCGGGTGGCGCGGCGATGTCATCCTCCCCGAAGGAAAGACGTTCGCGAACACGTTGTCTCGGTACGACACCTTCAAGCCCGGGGCATGGGTCGACGTCAACGACCTTCAGCCGTGGACGATCACCCTGGACCGCTTCACCGCTGACTTCGAGAGCGGGACAACCGGCCGTGGGCAGTTCGGTGCCCCCCGCGACTTCGAGGCCACCACGACGTTCACCCCGGCCGAAGCGGAACCCAAGCGACGAGCGATCCGGGTCAACGGCCCCCTGGAGACCGGTGACGGCACGATCTACCTCCTGGGCAACGGCTACGCGCCGGTGATCACCGTGCGGGACGCCGCCGGGACGGTGCTGTACTCGGACGCCACGCCCTTCCTTCCCCAGGACAACACCTACACCTCGGTGGGCGCCATCAAGGTATCCGGCGCCTCGCCCAAGCAGCTCGGCTTCGCCGGGTTCTTCCTCCCCACCGGGCGTATAGACGCCGATCGAGGACCGGTCTCGGTCTTTCCTGACGCGCTGGATCCTCAGCTGGCCATCACCGCCTTTGAGGGCGAGCTGTTCAGCAACGGGCGACCCCAGTCGGTCTACCAGCTCGACACCGCGACGATGACCCCGATCCCCGGCAAGGACGGCGCCGACCAGCTGCGCATCCTTCTGCGCCCCGGGCAGAGCTTCGAACTGCCGGGCGGTCGCGGGTCCATCACGTTCGAGCGCGTGCAGCGGTTCGCCGGCTTCTCGATCCGCACCGACCCGGGCAAGATTCTCACCCTCGTCTCGTCGATGGTGGCGCTCGTGGGGCTCGTGGTGTCCCTCGTCGTACGCCGCCGCCGGATCTTCGTGCGGTGCTCGCCCGGTCAGCGGGAGGGAACTGTCGTGGTGGCAGTGGGCGGACTGGGCAAAGGTGACGACGAAGGAATCGGCGACGACGTCTCGGCTGTCGCTCAGTGCCTCAGGCGCCCAACCCATCCCGAGCACTGACCCCCAATCCCGGCGGGGACGCAGGTCCCACAGGGGACGGTGTCTCGGTCGCCG encodes the following:
- the resB gene encoding cytochrome c biogenesis protein ResB; protein product: MTQREEVAEPRLGVVGWVRWAWRQLTSMRSALFLLLLLSVAAVPGSTFPQRNIDASRSAQWIAENPTAGPILDALGFFDVYSSPWFAAIYLLLFTSLVGCVVPRTRILWRQLSSRPPRVPRRLERLAAHVEVDVEGETEDVIAQLRAALRRRRYRVHAHDGTSLSAEKGYLREAGNLAFHIALIGVLVGMSATQLLGWRGDVILPEGKTFANTLSRYDTFKPGAWVDVNDLQPWTITLDRFTADFESGTTGRGQFGAPRDFEATTTFTPAEAEPKRRAIRVNGPLETGDGTIYLLGNGYAPVITVRDAAGTVLYSDATPFLPQDNTYTSVGAIKVSGASPKQLGFAGFFLPTGRIDADRGPVSVFPDALDPQLAITAFEGELFSNGRPQSVYQLDTATMTPIPGKDGADQLRILLRPGQSFELPGGRGSITFERVQRFAGFSIRTDPGKILTLVSSMVALVGLVVSLVVRRRRIFVRCSPGQREGTVVVAVGGLGKGDDEGIGDDVSAVAQCLRRPTHPEH